Proteins from a single region of Belliella baltica DSM 15883:
- a CDS encoding DUF1684 domain-containing protein, protein MKHLLFSMLILLLLFSSCQLEKEETYTISKEAHTEEIENWYNNRIESLKSENGWLNLIGLYWFEQDSNRLGTKEGLELLVEDELFPEFFGTFEKVGKQVYFNPEIDDIKIGEELINEKILVFDPEMNFSPTISFNQFRANVLQRSDLIGLRLRDLESETIRDFHGIDRFPVDKEWRFEAKFIPYEPAKEIPISNVLGQTYAAKSVGYLSFGFEGRIYNIDALEEGDQLFLIFADGTSGAETYGGGRYLYTQKADENGIVILDFNKAYNPPCVFTPFATCPLPPRQNILELAIEAGERNWGK, encoded by the coding sequence ATGAAGCATTTATTATTCAGCATGTTGATTCTGTTGTTACTTTTTTCTTCTTGTCAGTTAGAAAAGGAAGAGACTTACACTATTTCAAAAGAGGCACATACAGAAGAAATTGAAAACTGGTATAATAATCGGATAGAATCACTGAAATCAGAAAATGGCTGGTTGAACTTGATAGGCTTGTATTGGTTTGAGCAGGATAGCAATAGATTGGGGACAAAAGAGGGTTTGGAATTGCTAGTTGAAGATGAATTGTTTCCTGAATTTTTTGGGACTTTTGAAAAAGTTGGAAAGCAAGTTTATTTCAATCCAGAAATCGATGATATCAAGATTGGCGAAGAATTGATTAATGAAAAAATACTTGTTTTTGATCCTGAGATGAATTTCTCACCTACTATTTCCTTTAATCAATTTCGAGCAAATGTATTGCAAAGATCGGACTTGATCGGGTTGAGGTTGAGAGACCTTGAGTCAGAAACGATTCGTGATTTTCATGGGATTGATAGATTTCCAGTTGACAAAGAATGGAGATTTGAGGCAAAATTCATCCCTTATGAACCTGCCAAAGAGATTCCAATTTCCAATGTGTTGGGACAAACTTATGCTGCCAAATCAGTAGGGTATTTAAGCTTTGGGTTTGAAGGTAGGATATATAATATTGATGCTTTGGAAGAAGGAGATCAATTGTTTTTGATCTTTGCTGACGGCACAAGTGGTGCTGAGACATATGGGGGAGGACGTTATCTCTATACCCAGAAGGCCGATGAAAATGGCATTGTGATTTTGGACTTCAATAAAGCTTATAACCCACCTTGTGTTTTCACTCCTTTTGCTACCTGTCCATTGCCACCGCGTCAGAATATTTTGGAGCTTGCGATAGAGGCAGGGGAGAGGAATTGGGGGAAATAA
- a CDS encoding TRAP transporter small permease gives MFSIEFKENLDKIIGWLLIFLMGSMVLNVTWQVLSRYIFQNPSSFTDELSRYMLIWLGMLGAAYVAGKNQHLAIDIVLRKLEGKAKMKLQILINVLIMVFAIAAMILGGSNLVYITYLLGQKSATLQIPLAYIYSIIPASGLLVLYYQIAGIFHLIKTQNHD, from the coding sequence ATGTTCAGTATAGAATTCAAAGAAAATTTAGATAAAATTATAGGCTGGCTCTTGATCTTTTTGATGGGCTCTATGGTTTTGAATGTGACTTGGCAGGTGCTGTCTAGGTATATTTTTCAAAATCCATCTTCCTTTACAGATGAGTTATCTCGATATATGTTGATTTGGTTGGGAATGTTGGGAGCGGCTTATGTAGCGGGAAAAAATCAGCATTTAGCCATTGATATTGTTTTGAGAAAATTGGAAGGTAAAGCCAAAATGAAGCTCCAAATCCTGATCAATGTATTGATTATGGTTTTTGCAATTGCGGCGATGATCTTGGGAGGGAGTAATCTGGTTTATATTACTTATTTGCTTGGCCAGAAATCAGCCACTTTACAAATCCCTCTAGCTTACATCTACAGCATTATTCCAGCAAGCGGATTATTGGTTTTGTATTACCAAATAGCAGGAATTTTTCATTTGATCAAAACCCAAAACCACGACTAA
- a CDS encoding sodium:solute symporter family protein yields the protein MLLTAIIIYIIITIAVGAWSSKLVKNSNDFVLAGRQLPLFLSASALFATWFGSETIFGASSEYLDSGLQGVIEDPFGGALCLVLFGMFYLRPMYKMNVLTIGDVYKRIFGKKVEFFASVFMIPAYFGYVAAQLVALALIFNSIADISIANAIVVSAGIVVFYTFLGGMWAISITDFIQTTLIVVGLIWVAVLVSQRAGGVMPILESAPEGSFQFFPELKPTAWINYLGAWMIIGLGSIPSQDIYQRVMSAKSEKVAIRSTYLAGGFYVTIGLLPLFIALGAKFLYPEIYLENKQLLLPEMVLRHSGIHVQILFFGALISAIMSTTSSGLLAPSAIISENLIRPYFGAKLQDKHFLWLLRFNIIFVAIIATIMAQWKTNIYELVAEASILMLVSLFVPLTAGLYWKKASEMGALMAIIFGMIAYLAYINIEMPIYPHVPALVVSALSMISGTYIFPKKQKINA from the coding sequence TTGCTTCTCACAGCTATCATCATATACATCATCATCACCATAGCGGTGGGTGCTTGGTCCTCGAAACTGGTCAAAAATTCCAATGACTTTGTTTTGGCGGGCAGGCAGCTGCCGCTTTTTTTGTCTGCCTCTGCCCTATTTGCTACCTGGTTTGGTTCGGAAACGATCTTTGGAGCTTCGTCAGAATACTTAGATTCTGGACTTCAAGGCGTTATTGAAGATCCATTTGGAGGTGCACTTTGCTTGGTACTTTTTGGGATGTTTTATCTCAGGCCGATGTACAAAATGAATGTGTTGACCATCGGGGATGTTTACAAGCGAATCTTTGGAAAGAAAGTCGAATTCTTCGCTTCAGTATTTATGATTCCAGCCTATTTTGGCTATGTAGCAGCGCAGCTTGTCGCCTTGGCACTTATCTTTAATAGCATTGCAGATATTTCTATCGCCAATGCCATTGTGGTTAGTGCTGGTATTGTTGTTTTTTATACTTTCCTAGGTGGAATGTGGGCCATTTCAATCACTGACTTTATCCAAACCACGCTGATTGTCGTGGGATTGATTTGGGTTGCCGTGTTGGTCTCTCAGCGAGCAGGTGGTGTAATGCCTATTTTGGAATCAGCACCAGAAGGGAGTTTCCAGTTTTTCCCTGAACTGAAGCCTACTGCTTGGATCAATTATTTGGGAGCTTGGATGATTATTGGATTGGGAAGTATCCCAAGTCAAGACATTTACCAACGCGTAATGTCAGCCAAATCAGAAAAAGTCGCCATCCGATCTACCTATTTGGCGGGAGGGTTTTATGTCACAATTGGGTTACTTCCGCTATTTATCGCATTGGGAGCTAAGTTTCTTTATCCTGAAATTTATCTCGAAAACAAACAATTACTTCTTCCAGAAATGGTTCTTCGTCACAGCGGCATTCATGTTCAGATCCTGTTTTTTGGAGCACTGATTTCTGCCATTATGAGTACTACCAGTTCAGGTTTACTCGCTCCTTCAGCAATTATTTCTGAGAACTTGATTCGTCCCTATTTTGGAGCAAAACTTCAGGACAAACACTTTCTTTGGTTATTGAGATTCAATATCATTTTCGTGGCCATCATCGCCACGATTATGGCACAATGGAAAACAAATATTTATGAACTTGTAGCGGAAGCATCTATCTTAATGTTGGTAAGTTTATTCGTACCTTTGACCGCTGGATTGTATTGGAAAAAAGCCTCAGAAATGGGTGCTCTGATGGCCATTATCTTTGGAATGATTGCCTACTTGGCTTATATCAATATTGAAATGCCCATCTATCCACACGTTCCTGCTTTAGTAGTAAGTGCTTTATCCATGATATCGGGAACGTATATTTTCCCTAAAAAACAAAAAATCAATGCTTGA
- a CDS encoding class I SAM-dependent rRNA methyltransferase, translated as MLDYPKIILAKNKEISILRKHHWIFSGAIATRDTDLKNGQLVQIFSAKDIFLGIGHFQNGSIMVRTISFEEQPIDGVFWKKKIQSAFDVRQSIGLTDSEETNVYRLIHGEGDGLPGLIIDFYNGTAVIQAHSIGMHQHIEDISRALQAVYGKKLTAVYDKSAETLPKDISGIENKLIFGTPQTNLVKEYGCIYEIDWEKGQKTGFFVDQRENRHLFGKYSAGKKVLNTFCYSGGFSVSALRAGAKEVHSIDISAKAIELTDKNVALNAAEFKGKHQSIVADVVKYIKEIEQDYDVIVLDPPAFAKNIKSRHNAVQGYKRLNAEAFKHIKSGGILFTFSCSQVVDKQLFANTITAAALESGRNIRILHYLSQPSDHPINIFHQETEYLKGLVVYVE; from the coding sequence ATGCTTGATTATCCTAAAATCATATTAGCTAAAAATAAAGAAATTTCCATTCTCAGAAAACATCATTGGATCTTTTCAGGCGCCATCGCTACAAGAGATACTGACTTGAAAAATGGCCAATTGGTACAAATTTTCAGTGCCAAAGACATCTTTTTAGGAATAGGTCATTTTCAAAATGGCTCCATTATGGTGCGTACAATTTCTTTTGAAGAACAACCGATTGATGGTGTTTTTTGGAAAAAGAAAATCCAATCTGCTTTTGATGTCAGACAAAGCATTGGGCTTACTGACAGCGAAGAAACAAATGTATATAGATTGATCCATGGTGAAGGTGACGGACTGCCAGGATTGATCATTGATTTCTACAATGGCACCGCTGTTATTCAGGCGCATTCCATTGGCATGCATCAACATATTGAAGATATTTCTAGAGCGCTGCAGGCTGTTTATGGAAAGAAACTTACTGCTGTGTATGACAAATCCGCTGAGACCTTGCCAAAAGATATTTCTGGAATTGAAAATAAATTGATCTTTGGAACACCTCAGACCAATTTGGTAAAAGAATATGGCTGCATCTATGAAATCGACTGGGAGAAAGGTCAGAAAACAGGCTTCTTTGTAGATCAGAGAGAAAACAGACATTTATTCGGAAAATACAGTGCAGGGAAGAAAGTCTTGAACACCTTCTGTTACAGCGGTGGCTTCTCTGTTTCTGCTTTGAGAGCTGGCGCAAAAGAAGTGCATTCAATAGATATTTCAGCAAAAGCAATTGAGTTGACCGATAAAAATGTAGCGCTCAATGCTGCTGAATTTAAAGGAAAACATCAGTCTATTGTCGCAGATGTGGTGAAATATATTAAAGAAATAGAGCAGGATTATGATGTGATCGTCTTGGACCCACCAGCATTTGCCAAAAACATAAAATCGAGGCACAATGCAGTGCAGGGCTACAAGAGATTGAATGCAGAAGCATTTAAACATATCAAAAGTGGTGGAATTTTGTTTACATTTTCTTGTTCGCAGGTAGTTGATAAACAACTTTTTGCAAACACAATCACCGCTGCCGCCCTAGAAAGTGGTAGAAATATCAGAATCCTTCACTATCTTTCCCAACCATCCGACCACCCGATCAATATCTTCCATCAAGAAACGGAGTACTTGAAGGGATTGGTGGTGTACGTTGAATGA
- the istB gene encoding IS21-like element helper ATPase IstB, translated as MIQETIEKMRKMKLYGMSRSFSHATESGSLSSLTPDELISLLVENEWDDRQNRRMDRSLRGARFRYKATVEELDFRPGRELDKNQLLRLADGAYIHKGENILMTGSTGTGKSYLACALGNQACSKGHKVLYANTTKLLTQLKMAKADGSSIKEMLKLEKLDVLILDDFGIQPLDVQSRMLLMEIIEDRHGKKSTIITSQLPVSAWYEIIGDQTLADAILDRIVHDAHRIELKGESLRRKRNINPEKQ; from the coding sequence ATGATACAAGAAACAATTGAAAAAATGAGAAAAATGAAGCTTTACGGCATGTCACGAAGCTTCAGTCATGCCACAGAATCCGGCTCTCTGTCATCCCTTACACCGGATGAACTGATTAGTCTGCTCGTGGAAAACGAATGGGATGACCGTCAAAACCGCAGGATGGATCGAAGCCTTCGTGGTGCACGTTTCCGATACAAAGCCACTGTCGAGGAACTGGATTTTCGTCCCGGGCGTGAACTGGACAAAAATCAACTATTGAGACTCGCAGACGGAGCATACATCCACAAAGGAGAAAACATTCTGATGACAGGAAGTACAGGCACAGGTAAGAGTTATCTTGCCTGTGCCTTGGGCAATCAGGCTTGTAGCAAGGGACACAAAGTCCTTTATGCGAATACGACTAAGTTGCTTACCCAACTGAAAATGGCTAAGGCTGATGGATCTTCTATCAAAGAGATGCTCAAACTCGAAAAACTTGATGTGTTGATACTCGATGACTTTGGGATACAACCCCTGGATGTTCAGAGCAGAATGTTGCTGATGGAGATTATAGAGGACCGACATGGTAAAAAGTCCACCATCATCACTTCGCAGTTACCGGTCAGTGCATGGTATGAAATAATCGGAGATCAAACTCTTGCAGATGCTATTTTGGATAGAATTGTGCACGATGCTCACCGGATAGAACTAAAGGGAGAATCCCTGAGAAGAAAACGTAATATTAATCCCGAAAAACAATAA
- a CDS encoding sugar kinase, whose translation MTKKVITLGEVMMRLSTPGNERFLQADQFNIVYGGAEANVSISLAQWGVKSYHVTAFPDHDLGQVATNYLRQMGVGIDYIFTSEGRMGLYFLENGAMQRASKIIYDRFDSAFANFDGAEVDWDLVFDGADWFHWTGITPALSQRAADMTLAALKAASTKGLMISGDINYRRNLWQYGKRPLEVMPELIRYTQVIVAGMADFENCMDITAEDYEEACIQAKKDYPQIKYITTTERDSISASENGLSAILWNGKNLLTSKKYNMTHIVDRVGGGDAYMAGLIYGLLHLLDQEALEFGVAASVLKHSIPGDANLVSLAEVNSLVKGENVGKLLR comes from the coding sequence ATGACTAAAAAGGTAATAACTCTAGGTGAAGTGATGATGCGTCTCAGTACTCCTGGTAATGAGCGTTTTTTACAAGCCGATCAATTCAATATTGTCTATGGCGGGGCAGAAGCTAATGTATCTATTTCTCTCGCACAATGGGGAGTGAAATCCTACCATGTGACAGCTTTTCCGGATCATGATTTGGGACAAGTTGCAACAAATTACTTGAGGCAGATGGGAGTTGGAATAGATTATATTTTTACTTCCGAAGGAAGAATGGGGCTTTATTTTCTAGAGAATGGAGCCATGCAAAGGGCCTCAAAAATTATTTATGATCGGTTTGATTCAGCTTTTGCAAACTTCGATGGGGCTGAAGTAGATTGGGATTTAGTGTTTGATGGAGCGGATTGGTTTCATTGGACGGGCATCACACCAGCACTTTCCCAAAGAGCCGCAGATATGACTTTAGCAGCATTGAAAGCTGCATCCACAAAAGGACTTATGATCAGTGGTGATATCAATTATAGAAGAAATCTTTGGCAATATGGAAAGCGGCCATTGGAAGTTATGCCTGAATTGATTCGCTATACACAAGTCATTGTAGCGGGAATGGCTGACTTCGAAAATTGTATGGACATCACAGCTGAGGATTATGAAGAGGCATGTATCCAAGCCAAAAAAGACTATCCTCAAATCAAATATATTACAACTACAGAAAGGGATTCTATTTCTGCTTCTGAAAATGGACTCAGTGCAATCCTTTGGAATGGGAAAAATCTACTTACTTCTAAAAAGTACAATATGACGCATATTGTAGATAGAGTAGGAGGAGGTGATGCATACATGGCGGGTTTGATCTATGGATTGCTCCATCTTTTAGATCAAGAAGCTTTAGAATTCGGAGTTGCTGCCTCAGTCCTGAAACACAGCATCCCTGGAGATGCCAATCTTGTAAGCCTAGCCGAAGTCAATTCTCTTGTGAAAGGAGAAAATGTGGGGAAACTGCTGAGGTAA
- a CDS encoding ATP-binding cassette domain-containing protein — MIILKNVCKKFGEKDVLNNISWSFKERMIHGIIGRNGAGKSTFIKCLVGIEKYEGLISIPENFDKRRIAYLPTEPFFFKRITGREYLKFISNSRKSIRQNFDEVNLFELPLDVYIDSFSTGMKKKLAFTSLLMDEFQIYVLDEPFNGVDMEGRLLIQEILKKLNELGKTVFISSHIVTYLSEVCQEIHYLNNGIFEETIQKENFKEFQENWNSQTINVQLNKLNFGPFKEK, encoded by the coding sequence ATGATCATTCTTAAAAATGTGTGTAAAAAATTTGGAGAGAAAGATGTTCTCAATAATATTTCTTGGTCTTTCAAAGAAAGAATGATCCACGGAATCATTGGTAGAAATGGTGCTGGGAAGTCAACATTTATCAAATGTTTGGTTGGTATAGAGAAATATGAAGGGCTAATCTCAATTCCTGAAAATTTTGATAAGAGAAGAATAGCTTATTTGCCTACTGAGCCATTTTTCTTTAAAAGAATCACTGGTCGTGAATACTTGAAATTTATTTCGAATTCAAGAAAATCAATAAGACAAAATTTTGATGAAGTAAACCTTTTTGAATTACCACTAGATGTCTACATAGATAGCTTTTCAACAGGAATGAAGAAAAAACTAGCATTCACTTCTTTATTAATGGATGAATTTCAAATTTATGTTTTAGATGAGCCATTCAATGGAGTAGATATGGAAGGAAGATTATTAATTCAAGAAATTTTGAAAAAACTTAATGAATTAGGTAAAACAGTTTTTATTTCCTCCCATATTGTGACCTATTTATCAGAAGTTTGTCAGGAAATTCATTATTTGAATAATGGCATATTTGAAGAAACTATTCAAAAAGAGAACTTCAAAGAGTTTCAAGAAAATTGGAATAGTCAAACAATTAATGTTCAACTTAATAAGTTGAATTTCGGACCATTTAAAGAAAAATAG
- a CDS encoding TRAP transporter large permease, protein MEYISIIILVLTFVTLMAIGMPVAWSLGLSSLITLMVSVAAGPSATTIAQRMGTGLDSFSLLAIPFFVLAGEIMNRGGIANRLIELAKAITGRLPGGLLYVNVIAAMLFGAIAGSAAAAASAIGGILGKRMENEGYPKELGAAVNITSSTTGLIIPPSNILIVYSLASGGVSIAALFVAGYVPGIFIGLLLMLTAAIFVKRKNLPGGTATSMKELTSKFFRAFPSLMLLVVVMGGIVGGIFTATEASAIAVIYTLALSFFYRELKWKELPSILLKSSETTAVVMLLIATSMSMSWVMSSEDIPQSISESLLSISDNIFVILLLINILLLFVGIFMDMTPAVLIFTPIFLPIVTALGIDPVHFGIIMILNLCIGLCTPPVGSVLFIGVGVAQTSIEKVVKPLIPFFVAMIFGLIVITLWPGLTLWLPRLFGL, encoded by the coding sequence ATGGAGTATATCAGCATTATCATACTCGTATTGACTTTTGTGACATTGATGGCGATTGGAATGCCCGTCGCTTGGAGTTTAGGTTTATCAAGTTTGATTACCTTGATGGTTTCTGTTGCCGCTGGCCCATCTGCCACGACGATTGCACAGCGAATGGGAACAGGCTTGGATAGTTTTTCGCTATTGGCGATACCCTTTTTTGTCTTAGCAGGAGAAATCATGAATCGAGGAGGGATTGCCAATCGCTTGATAGAATTGGCAAAAGCCATCACAGGGAGATTACCAGGTGGATTATTATATGTCAACGTAATTGCCGCCATGCTTTTTGGAGCTATAGCTGGTTCTGCCGCTGCTGCTGCTTCAGCTATAGGTGGGATTTTGGGAAAAAGAATGGAGAATGAAGGCTATCCAAAAGAACTTGGAGCTGCTGTAAACATCACTTCTTCAACGACCGGATTAATTATTCCTCCATCCAATATTTTGATCGTCTATTCCTTGGCTTCAGGTGGAGTTTCTATAGCTGCCTTATTTGTGGCAGGGTACGTGCCAGGGATATTTATTGGATTGCTGTTGATGTTAACTGCAGCAATTTTTGTGAAAAGGAAAAACCTTCCAGGTGGTACTGCAACAAGCATGAAGGAATTGACAAGCAAGTTTTTTAGAGCATTTCCAAGCTTAATGTTGCTCGTAGTAGTGATGGGTGGTATTGTTGGCGGGATTTTCACTGCAACAGAAGCTTCTGCGATAGCTGTAATTTATACGCTTGCTTTATCGTTTTTCTATAGAGAGTTAAAGTGGAAAGAGCTTCCTTCCATTTTGCTTAAATCGTCAGAAACCACAGCTGTGGTTATGCTTTTGATCGCTACTTCCATGAGTATGTCATGGGTGATGTCAAGTGAGGATATTCCACAATCTATTTCAGAGTCCCTGTTGTCTATCAGTGACAACATTTTTGTTATTTTATTGCTGATCAATATTCTCCTGTTGTTTGTCGGGATTTTCATGGATATGACGCCTGCGGTTTTGATTTTCACGCCGATATTCCTACCGATTGTAACCGCATTGGGTATTGACCCTGTTCATTTTGGAATTATCATGATCTTGAATCTTTGTATTGGACTTTGTACACCACCAGTTGGTTCGGTTCTGTTTATTGGAGTTGGAGTGGCGCAGACGAGTATAGAGAAAGTCGTCAAACCTCTGATTCCATTCTTTGTTGCGATGATATTTGGTTTGATTGTCATTACGCTATGGCCAGGCTTGACACTTTGGTTGCCAAGGCTTTTTGGCTTGTAA
- a CDS encoding ABC-F family ATP-binding cassette domain-containing protein, translated as MISVDNLSLKFGKRTLFEDVNLKFTPGNCYGVIGANGAGKSTFLKILSGEIDSTTGIVNVTPGQRMAVLKQNHFEFDEVEVLKAVIMGHKKLYKIMSEKDAIYMKEDFTEEDGIRASELEAEFAEMDGWNAESDAASMLSGLGISEDMHYMQMKELAGNQKVRVLLAQALFGNPDILILDEPTNDLDAETINWLEDFLVNFKNLVIVVSHDRHFLDAVSTHIVDIDFSKIKIYSGNYTFWYESSQLAAKQKSDQNKKTEEKRKELQEFIMRFSANVAKSKQATARKKMLEKLNVDDIQPSTRKYPGIIFKPEREAGDQVFMTESLELKDENAIYFTDVNLMVDKGDKIAFISKTKQAVTKFFQTIMEEIPTQKGTFKWGVTINKAYLPNDNSKFFQSELSLIDWLRQYSANQEEAHVRTFLGRMLFTGEESLKKCSVLSGGEKVRCMVSKMMLQNPNLLVMDEPTNHLDLESITAFNNAIIDFNGTVLMTSYDHAFVQSSANRIIEFTPKGTIDRRMPFDDYLESAEVKALRAEMYS; from the coding sequence ATGATTTCAGTAGATAACCTCTCCCTAAAGTTTGGGAAAAGAACACTCTTTGAAGACGTAAACCTAAAATTCACTCCAGGAAACTGTTACGGCGTAATCGGTGCCAATGGTGCTGGGAAGTCCACTTTCCTAAAAATTCTCTCAGGTGAAATTGACAGCACCACAGGAATTGTCAATGTGACTCCTGGCCAAAGAATGGCAGTTTTGAAGCAAAATCACTTTGAGTTTGATGAAGTAGAAGTGTTGAAAGCTGTCATCATGGGTCATAAAAAATTATATAAAATCATGTCTGAAAAAGATGCGATTTATATGAAGGAAGATTTCACAGAAGAAGACGGTATCCGTGCTTCGGAATTGGAAGCTGAATTTGCGGAAATGGACGGGTGGAATGCAGAATCTGATGCAGCATCTATGCTCTCAGGTCTTGGGATTTCTGAAGACATGCACTACATGCAAATGAAGGAATTGGCCGGTAACCAAAAGGTAAGAGTTTTACTAGCGCAGGCTCTATTTGGAAATCCAGATATCCTGATTCTCGATGAACCTACCAATGACCTAGATGCTGAAACCATCAATTGGTTGGAAGACTTCTTGGTCAATTTCAAAAACTTAGTCATCGTAGTATCTCACGATAGACACTTCTTGGATGCGGTATCTACACACATTGTAGACATTGACTTCAGTAAGATCAAAATTTACTCAGGAAACTACACCTTCTGGTACGAATCTTCACAACTTGCTGCCAAGCAGAAGTCCGATCAGAACAAGAAAACTGAAGAGAAAAGAAAAGAATTGCAGGAATTCATCATGCGATTCTCTGCCAACGTTGCTAAGTCAAAACAAGCGACAGCAAGAAAGAAAATGTTGGAAAAACTCAATGTGGATGACATTCAGCCATCTACAAGAAAGTATCCTGGCATTATCTTCAAACCTGAAAGAGAAGCGGGAGATCAAGTTTTCATGACTGAAAGCTTAGAGTTGAAGGATGAAAATGCGATCTATTTTACTGATGTCAACCTGATGGTGGACAAAGGGGATAAAATAGCTTTCATATCCAAAACCAAGCAGGCTGTCACCAAATTTTTCCAAACCATCATGGAAGAAATCCCTACTCAAAAAGGAACTTTCAAATGGGGTGTGACCATCAACAAAGCCTATTTGCCAAATGACAACTCCAAATTCTTCCAATCAGAATTGAGTTTGATCGATTGGTTGAGACAATATTCAGCAAATCAGGAAGAAGCGCATGTGAGAACATTCTTAGGAAGAATGCTATTCACAGGTGAAGAGTCATTGAAAAAATGTTCGGTTCTTTCCGGAGGGGAAAAAGTACGTTGCATGGTTTCCAAGATGATGCTCCAAAACCCAAACCTTTTGGTCATGGACGAACCAACCAACCACTTGGACTTGGAATCTATCACAGCCTTTAACAACGCCATCATTGATTTCAATGGAACTGTATTGATGACATCCTATGATCATGCCTTCGTACAATCATCAGCCAACAGAATCATCGAATTCACTCCTAAAGGTACCATCGACAGAAGAATGCCATTTGATGATTACCTAGAAAGTGCAGAAGTGAAAGCTTTGAGAGCAGAGATGTACTCTTAG
- a CDS encoding TRAP transporter substrate-binding protein — translation MKLRICYIIAISLIFLTACKGPGGVRVIKLGHGLGVTHPVHEAMVFLAERVKEKSGGEMIIKIYPNQQLGSERELVELLQIGSLGMTKVSSAVMESFAPKLQVFSMPYLFRDDEHRDNVLKGPIGKQLLLDGEEFWLRGLCYYDAGKRSFYTKTKPVESPADLQSLKIRVMESNTAINMVKSFGGSPTPVSYGELYTALQQGIVDGAENNPPSLYTSRHYEVCKFYSINEHTAVPDIMIISTKVWKLLSDQEKQWLQEASDESAVYQYKIWAEAVEESLMEMEKAGVTIVYPEQDGFRASVESMYEELKVAQPELYAVIDQIRKQP, via the coding sequence ATGAAATTGAGAATTTGCTATATCATTGCTATTTCATTGATTTTCCTTACAGCTTGCAAAGGTCCTGGAGGGGTTCGCGTGATCAAATTGGGTCATGGGCTCGGTGTGACACATCCCGTTCATGAAGCCATGGTTTTTTTAGCGGAGCGGGTAAAGGAGAAATCAGGCGGTGAGATGATCATCAAAATTTATCCCAATCAGCAATTGGGTTCTGAAAGAGAATTAGTCGAACTGCTACAAATCGGGAGCCTAGGTATGACCAAAGTGTCATCTGCAGTTATGGAAAGTTTTGCTCCCAAACTTCAAGTATTTAGTATGCCTTACCTTTTTAGAGATGATGAACACCGTGATAATGTTCTCAAAGGTCCGATTGGAAAACAACTTTTATTGGATGGGGAAGAGTTTTGGTTGAGAGGATTATGCTATTATGATGCTGGAAAAAGGAGTTTTTATACCAAAACTAAACCTGTAGAATCCCCAGCAGATCTGCAAAGCCTCAAGATCAGAGTAATGGAAAGCAATACGGCCATCAATATGGTGAAAAGTTTTGGTGGTTCTCCTACCCCCGTTTCTTACGGTGAACTTTATACAGCACTTCAACAAGGAATTGTGGATGGTGCAGAGAATAATCCTCCAAGTTTATACACTTCTAGACATTATGAAGTCTGTAAATTTTATTCTATCAACGAGCATACAGCCGTTCCAGATATCATGATCATCAGTACGAAGGTTTGGAAATTACTTTCAGATCAAGAAAAACAATGGCTCCAAGAGGCTTCAGATGAGTCTGCAGTATATCAATATAAAATTTGGGCAGAAGCAGTGGAAGAATCCTTAATGGAAATGGAAAAAGCAGGGGTTACGATAGTCTATCCAGAACAAGATGGCTTCAGAGCATCTGTAGAAAGTATGTACGAAGAATTGAAAGTCGCTCAACCTGAATTGTATGCGGTAATCGATCAAATCAGAAAGCAACCTTAA